The proteins below come from a single Metarhizium brunneum chromosome 1, complete sequence genomic window:
- the ptf1 gene encoding Pdp3-interacting factor 1, whose protein sequence is MGSVNTETPALATNPKFIFFTDFDGTVTTADSNDYMTDNLGYGAEKRRQGNKDVLTGKMNFRDSFQEMLDSITTPYNECIDILLKNITLDPGFKEFYDWSRENNVPIVILSGGMTPIIRALLDKLLGPGWDIQIVSNDVRPREGKTINDKGGWRIEFHDDSIHGHDKSIEIRKYSSLPNRPTMFYAGDGVSDLSAAKETDLLFAKAGKDLVTWCENEKVPFVTFKDWTSITQTVKDIAAGKITVQDAAKGRL, encoded by the exons ATGGGCTCCGTCAACACCGAAACCCCGGCGCTCGCCACAAACCCCAAGTTCATCTTCTTTACTGATTTCGACGGCACCGTCACCACTGCCGACTCCAATGACTACATGACGGACAATCTTGGCTACGGTGCAGAAAAGCGCCGCCAGGGGAACAAGGATGTGCTGACGGGCAAGATGAACTTCCGCGACTCGTTCCAGGAGATGCTGGATAGCATCACCACCCCTTACAACGAATGCATCGACATCTTGCTGAAAAACATCACCCTTGACCCAGGGTTCAAGGAGTTTTACGATTGGTCGCGGGAGAATAACGTCCCGATTGTCATTCTGAGTGGCGGTATGACGCCCATCATTCGCGCCTTGCTGGACAAGTTACTGGGACCTGGCTGGGACATTCAAATTGTCAGCAACGACGTGCGGCCTAGAGAGGGCAAGACAATCAACGACAAGGGCGGATGGAGAATTGAATTTCATGACGACAG CATTCACGGCCACGACAAGTCCATCGAGATCCGCAAATACTCATCCTTGCCTAACCGTCCCACCATGTTTTACGCCGGTGATGGTGTCTCGGATTTGTCTGCTGCCAAGGAAACCGATTTGCTTTTTGCAAAGGCTGGCAAAG ATCTTGTCACCTGGTGCGAGAACGAAAAGGTCCCTTTTGTCACGTTCAAAGACTGGACTAGCATTACCCAGACTGTCAAGGATATAGCAGCTGGGAAGATTACCGTTCAAGACGCTGCCAAGGGCCGATTGTGA
- the she-9 gene encoding Sensitive to high expression protein 9 encodes MQPFGGPMGRVAWAGSRRIFRQDAIVFARKTAQRQSLLSRRTATDLQCSTQGIFSQSRLFSSHDPPKQTEPVSSPKNDSETNPRDPAKSANGPNSSAAELPSVTDSRRSDLSQKFGQTMDNLQARALTASQTLNDITGYSSIEGIKRENDALEVQLAEAHARVRNARQAYKTSNTKRATTQREVTTLLARKDTWSPADLERFTELYRTDHVLEGEVSGAQEALTEAEAEEQSLSQRLNAGILKRYHEEQIWSDRIRRASTWGTWGLMGMNFVLFVVLQFFAEPWRRRRLVKGVVEEEKRVLEEVRGELEAVKLSLAKKEEEAVPRPMEDSLAAAPAEPEVTTTPSAEVSWKEFITDPARWRAAAADLVSERRVDLRMKDASALALQGAAMGAAVAGSAVMLLVRRT; translated from the coding sequence ATGCAGCCGTTTGGCGGCCCAATGGGCCGAGTAGCCTGGGCTGGTAGCCGGCGTATCTTTCGGCAGGACGCCATAGTCTTCGCCAGGAAAACAGCTCAACGGCAGAGCTTGCTGAGTAGGAGAACGGCTACCGACCTGCAGTGCAGCACACAAGGCATATTTTCACAATCACGGCTCTTCTCCTCGCACGACCCGCCGAAACAAACTGAGCCAGTATCCAGTCCGAAAAATGACTCGGAAACAAACCCTCGTGATCCGGCAAAGTCCGCAAATGGCCCCAACTCATCAGCGGCAGAGCTACCTTCAGTAACGGACAGCCGTCGCAGCGACCTGAGTCAAAAGTTTGGCCAGACCATGGATAATCTTCAAGCACGAGCCCTCACAGCCTCGCAGACTCTCAATGACATCACCGGGTACTCCTCCATCGAGGGTATAAAGAGGGAGAATGATGCGTTGGAAGTGCAATTAGCCGAGGCACATGCCAGGGTTCGAAATGCGCGTCAAGCATACAAGACGTCCAACACGAAACGAGCGACCACGCAACGAGAAGTCACGACCTTGCTCGCTCGAAAGGACACCTGGTCTCCAGCCGATCTAGAGCGATTCACAGAATTATACAGGACAGACCACGTTTTAGAGGGAGAGGTGTCTGGCGCCCAGGAGGCTTTGACggaagccgaagccgaggagCAAAGCCTGAGCCAGCGTCTCAACGCGGGGATACTGAAGCGCTACCACGAGGAGCAGATTTGGAGCGACAGAATCCGACGGGCAAGCACATGGGGCACATGGGGCCTGATGGGCATGAACTTTGTCCTATTTGTCGTGCTGCAGTTCTTTGCCGAGCCTTGGCGGCGAAGACGCCTTGTCAAGGGCGTAGTCGAGGAAGAGAAGCGCGTGTTGGAAGAGGTCCGGGGCGAACTCGAAGCTGTCAAGTTGTCCCTagccaagaaggaggaggaggctgtcCCCCGGCCGATGGAAGAttcgttggcggcggcacccGCGGAGCCAGAGGTTACCACTACTCCGTCGGCGGAGGTTTCTTGGAAGGAGTTCATCACCGATCCGGCTCGTTGGCGCGCTGCTGCGGCTGACTTGGTCAGCGAGAGGCGGGTTGACTTGCGGATGAAGGACGCTTCTGCGTTGGCACTACAAGGCGCGGCGATGGGAGCAGCGGTGGCAGGCAGTGCGgtgatgctgctggtgagAAGGACATGA
- the Acadsb gene encoding Short/branched chain specific acyl-CoA dehydrogenase, whose protein sequence is MSSFTRVLRPALRGSRGLAQTVCTSSRIASRPAAAARNMNLARPLSTTSALRSETIDITDIPPTPISHLSEVEAAMAESVSKFASEVILPKARDMDEAEDMDASVVQQLFEQGLMGVEIPEEYGGAGMNFTSAIIGIEELARADPSVSVLVDVHNTLCNTAVIKYGSEALKKKWLPRLATNTVASFCLSEPVSGSDAFALATRAEETADGFKINGGKMWITNSKEAEFFIVFANLDPSKGYRGITAFVVEKGTPGFSIAKKEKKLGIRASSTCVLSFDDVVVPKENILGERGQGYKYAISLLNEGRIGIAAQMTGLALGSFENAVKYVWNDRKQFGSLVGEFQGMQHQIAQSYTEIAAARALVYNAARKKEAGEDFVKDAAMAKLYASQVAGRVSGLAVEWMGGMGFVREGLAEKFWRDSKIGAIYEGTSNIQLNTIAKLLQKEYTN, encoded by the exons ATGTCTTCCTTCACGCGGGTTCTGCGCCCGGCCCTCCGGGGTTCAAGGGGTCTTGCTCAGACCGTCTGTACGTCTAGCCGCATTGCTTCTCgtcccgctgctgctgctcgcaACATGAACTT GGCTCGCCCTCTCTCCACCACCTCGGCCCTACGCTCCGAAACCATTGACATCACTGATATCCCTCCCACGCCCATTAGCCACCTCTCCGAGGTtgaggccgccatggccgagtcGGTCAGCAAATTCGCCAGCGAGGTGATCCTCCCCAAGGCAcgcgacatggacgaggccgaggacatggacgccTCCGTCGTGCAGCAGCTCTTCGAGCAGGGCCTCATGGGCGTCGAGATCCCCGAGGAGtacggcggcgccggcatgAACTTCACGTCTGCCATCATTGGCATCGAGGAGCTCGCCCGCGCCGACCCCAGTGTCAGCGTGCTGGTCGACGTGCACAACACGCTCTGCAACACCGCCGTCATCAAGTACGGCTCCGAGGCCCTCAAGAAGAAGTGGCTGCCCAGGCTGGCCACCAACACCGTCGCCTCCTTCTGCCTGTCCGAGCCCGTCTCGGGCTCCGACGCcttcgccttggccacccGCGCCGAGGAGACGGCCGACGGCTTCAAGatcaacggcggcaagatgTGGATCACAAACTCCAAGGAGGCCGAGttcttcatcgtctttgCCAACCTCGACCCCAGCAAGGGCTACCGCGGCATCACCGCCTTTGTCGTCGAGAAGGGCACCCCCGGCTTCTCCAtcgccaagaaggagaagaagctcggcATCCGCGCCAGCAGCACCTGCGTCCTCAGCttcgacgacgtcgtcgtccccaAGGAGAACATCCTCGGCGAGCGCGGGCAGGGCTACAAGTACGCCATCAGCCTCCTCAACGAGGGCCGCATCGGCATCGCCGCCCAAATGACCGGCCTCGCGCTGGGGTCCTTCGAAAACGCCGTCAAGTACGTCTGGAACGACCGCAAGCAGTTCGGCTCCCTGGTCGGCGAGTTCCAGGGCATGCAGCACCAGATTGCCCAGTCCTACACCGaaatcgccgccgcccgcgccctcgTCTACAACGCCGCTCGCAAGAAggaggccggcgaggactttgtcaaggacgccgccatggccaagctgtACGCCTCGCAGGTTGCCGGCCGCGTTtccggcctggccgtcgagTGGATGGGCGGCATGGGCTTCGTGCGCGAGGGCCTGGCCGAGAAGTTTTGGCGCGATAGCAAGATTGGTGCCATCTACGAgggcaccagcaacattcagctcaacaccattgccaagctgctgcaAAAGGAGTACACCAACTAG
- a CDS encoding mitochondrial 37S ribosomal protein uS12m, whose amino-acid sequence MVGSIVRQLFSPATRRPLTSPLASALLKPTRFTPIFRSAAPAAPAPFSTTPARGATLNQVLRGIRKGKRARHAVSPALSNTNCPALKGVCLRVGVVRPKKPNSGERKTARVKLSSGAVVTAYIPGEGHNIQQHSVVLVRGGRAQDCPGVRYHLVRGALDLGGVANRTTSRSKYGTKKPKKATVG is encoded by the exons ATGGTCGGTTCAATTGTCCGCCAGCTCTTCTCCCCGGCGACCCGGCGACCGCTCACCTCCCCCCTCGCCTCGGCGCTGCTCAAACCGACCCGATTCACACCCATCTTCCGCTCCGCCGCCCCTGCGGCCCCAGCACCCTTCTCAACGACGCCGGCGCGCGGCGCAACACTGAACCAAGTCCTCCGGGGCATTCGCAAGGGCAAGCGCGCGCGCCACGCCGTCTCCCCGGCCCTGTCCAACACCAATTGCCCCGCGCTGAAGGGCGTGTGCCTGCGAGTGGGCGTCGTGAGGCCCAAGAAGCCCAACTCGGGCGAGAGGAAGACGGCCCGTGTGAAGCTCTCGTCCGGGGCCGTGGTGACGGCCTACATTCCCGGCGAGGGACACAATATCCAGCAGCACAGTGTGGTTCTCGTGCGGGGAGGCAGGGCGCAGGATTGTCCCGGTGTCAGGTATCACCTGGTGCGAGGGGCATTGGACCTG GGCGGCGTAGCGAACCGAACTACGAGTCGAAGCAAGTACGGcaccaagaagcccaagaaggctACTGTCGGCTAG
- the MNT1 gene encoding Glycolipid 2-alpha-mannosyltransferase 1 — translation MVAGNARYVRYIIIAVFTLAVFYFVSNSKYDAVTIPTGLDHASTNTNAGKSDDPRNEPQQPLEKPESSDNAATVPKKQNGNNAQSPLAMTPEDPNWDVELVSPAPGPRMNATFVTLARNSDVWDIARSIRQVEDRFNRRYNYDWVFLNDKPFDETFKKITTSLVSGKTHYGEIAEEHWSFPQWIDQDKAKKVREDMAERKIIYGDSVSYRHMCRFESGFFFRQPLMMNYDYYWRVEPSIELYCDIHYDPFRVMHEGGKKYSFVLSLYEYAETIKTLWDSTKKFMKNHPEHIAADNVMGFLSDDGGETYNNCHFWSNFEVGNLNWLRSKPYIDFFESLDRDGGFFYERWGDAPVHSIAAGLLLNKSDIHFFNDIAYWHVPFTHCPTGEKTRLALRCHCNPSDNFDWKGYSCTSRFFDVTGKTKPKGWESEKD, via the exons ATGGTGGCTGGCAACGCGCGCTACGTTCgctacatcatcatcgccgtcttT ACTCTGGCAGTGTTTTATTTTGTTTCCAACTCAAAGTACGACGCTGTGACCATTCCAACGGGTTTGGATCATGCCAGCACGAATACCAACGCTGGCAAATCAGACGACCCCAGAAATGAACCTCAACAACCCCTCGAGAAACCCGAGAGCTCCGATAACGCTGCGACTGTCCCGAAGAAACAGAACGGAAACAATGCGCAATCCCCGCTGGCTATGACACCAGAAGATCCCAATTGGGATGTTGAACTGGTTTCTCCTGCTCCTGGACCTCGCATGAACGCCACCTTCGTTACTTTGGCTCGCAACAGCGACGTGTGGGATATTGCTCGCTCGATCCGCCAGGTCGAGGACAGATTCAACCGCCGATACAACTATGACTGGGTCTTCCTCAACGACAAGCCCTTCGACGAAACCTTTAAAAAGATCACCACGTCCCTGGTGTCCGGCAAGACGCACTATGGCGAGATCGCCGAGGAGCATTGGTCATTCCCCCAGTGGATCGAccaggacaaggccaagaaagTGCGCGAGGACATGGCTGAGCGCAAGATCATCTATGGTGATTCCGTGAGCTACCGCCACATGTGCCGATTTGAATCCGGTTTCTTCTTTCGACAGCCCCTTATGATGAACTACGATTACTACTGGCGTGTTGAGCCATCTATTGAATTGTACTGCGACATCCACTATGACCCTTTCCGCGTCATGCATGAAGGTGGCAAGAAGTATAGCTTCGTTCTCAGCTTGTACGAATACGCAGAGACCATCAAGACTCTTTGGGACAGCACCAAGAAGTTTATGAAGAACCACCCCGAACACATTGCTGCGGATAACGTTATGGGTTTCCTCAGTGACGATGGCGGAGAAACATACAACAACTGCCATTTTTGGTCCAACTTCGAGGTCGGCAATCTGAACTGGCTCCGAAGCAAGCCTTACATTGACTTCTTCGAATCTCTTGACCGTGACGGTGGCTTCTTTTATGAACGATGGGGCGATGCCCCAGTTCACTCTATTGCAGCTGGACTCTTGTTGAACAAGAGCGACATTCATTTCTTCAACGACATTGCCTACTGGCACGTCCCTTTCACTCATTGTCCTACTGGCGAGAAGACCCGATTGGCTCTCCGATGCCACTGCAATCCAAGCGACAACTTTGACTGGAAGGGCTACTCTT GCACTTCACGATTCTTCGACGTCACAGGCAAGACCAAGCCTAAGGGCTGGGAGAGTGAGAAAGATTGA
- the PAT1 gene encoding DNA topoisomerase 2-associated protein pat1, giving the protein MSFFGLGTGPRGHNTAAPGFSQAHDPFAGLSGRGNEDDALDFEDTYDGLGDQLDETDDVFNDDTFGGDSAVAGNVGKDFDFFGQTAKVADAIEEEHLRFNRQQPAPRATAAQPQSQAIPSQTTSNYSTQSTQRPARTGYEKYREPEPLPDLHVDQSIWGIAPAKTTAHTSQGATQQMSTSASRKIMSLEEVEASMRAQAPKQAQSQVPLSDPAIYQQGPATEYIAGQHVTQHQQQGHPGHGPPVTILQRPQSMQARPTEQMPTPPPQQSRQQAPLVQPTQILQNPNRLSGESAPMSAPGHYGHRSQGSIPGLAQLQAHPQMLQMSEDEKAAFLDQETKRAKRNHKIWLLSKDNGLMTPQDKNFITRIQLQQLVSATGNPVEGSDSSISEDFYYQVYSHIRAGQRQNPSQPLSNFAQTYLFQTGSRHGGMRRHGRPAENHIQRMEQQVQRAVEAAKNKPKNPQLVIAGSLGKISFSNAKTPKPLLNIKRAETETPRPSNGKRSPHQEAVLDRKRILRNVEKVYDILMKIEDHIRLIPPPMGNQPDIELQEQHRQWAVTLDAYNAKLWTELKVHEPIGATVPHPFIAFLSCAKGKKAIPRIFPHLTFEQRTTILTMIIYHLDQLDVVQGAAVTSGETNLNSRMRENIELFISTVMPSLMQYFNETGLDIVDGVLNLIATKLNVDLIARTRIGVSMLTLILSRAVLLKQTGAGNPEQWEKWDQTFEILFSKLEPSLPYIFPGSVNTGIDVYVWQLLAAMGVSATHDQQTRLVLAVKDRVLDTVSMSKTLPPTMAAERLGSVNLFMRSIGLDVELLQ; this is encoded by the exons ATGTCATTCTTCGGTTTGGGCACTGGGCCCCGTGGCCATAACACGGCTGCTCCGGGCTTCTCACAAGCCCACGACCCTTTCGCCGGTCTTTCAGGACGCGGTAACGAGGACGATGCTCTCGACTTTGAGGACACATACGATGGGCTTGGCGATCAACTCGATGAAACCGATGATGTCTTCAACGATGATACTTTTGGTGGCGATTCTGCTGTCGCTGGAAATGTTGGAAAGGACTTTGACTTTTTTGGACAAACTGCCAAAGTTGCTGATGCCATTGAGGAGGAACATCTTCGGTTCAATCGTCAGCAGCCTGCTCCCAGAGCAACGGCCGCCCAGCCGCAGTCACAGGCCATCCCTTCGCAGACTACATCGAACTATTCAACCCAGTCAACGCAAAGACCTGCCCGAACTGGATATGAAAAGTATAGGGAGCCGGAACCACTCCCAGATTTGCACGTTGATCAGAGTATTTGGGGAATTGCGCCAGCCAAGACGACGGCACACACTTCGCAGGGCGCTACCCAACAAATGTCCACATCAGCCAGCCGAAAAATTATGAGTCTCGAAGAAGTCGAGGCTTCTATGAGAGCCCAAGCCCCGAAACAAGCACAGTCCCAGGTTCCTCTGTCTGACCCTGCTATCTATCAGCAAGGGCCGGCCACGGAATATATTGCCGGTCAACATGTTAcgcaacaccagcaacagGGCCATCCTGGCCACGGTCCCCCGGTCACGATATTGCAGCGTCCTCAGAGCAtgcaggccaggccaacaGAGCAGATGCctacaccaccaccacaacagTCCCGCCAGCAAGCGCCTCTTGTTCAGCCCACCCAGATCCTACAGAATCCTAACCGTCTCTCTGGAGAGTCTGCACCTATGAGTGCGCCTGGTCATTACGGCCATCGTTCCCAAGGCTCCATTCCTGGCTTGGCGCAACTGCAGGCTCATCCTCAGATGTTGCAAATGTCTGAGGACGAAAAGGCCGCCTTTTTAGACCAGGAAACTAAACGTGCCAAACGAAACCACAAAATCTGGCTTTTGTCTAAAGACAACGGACTAATGACACCCCAGGATAAGAATTTCATCACCCGAATTCAGTTGCAACAACTTGTCTCTGCCACTGGGAATCCTGTTGAAGGTTCCGACTCTTCCATTTCTGAAGACTTTTACTACCAAGTCTACAGTCACATCCGTGCCGGCCAACGACAAAATCCGAGTCAACCCCTGAGCAACTTTGCACAGACTTATCTATTCCAAACGGGAAGTCGCCATGGTGGAATGCGCCGACATGGCAGACCTGCTGAGAATCACATTCAGCGAATGGAACAACAGGTTCAAAGAGCCGTCGAAGCTGCAAAAAACAAACCGAAGAACCCCCAGCTCGTCATTGCTGGTAGTTTAGGCAAGATTTCTTTCAGCAATGCGAAGACACCGAAGCCGTTGCTCAACATCAAGCGCGCTGAGACTGAGACTCCTCGTCCAAGCAACGGAAAAAGGTCTCCTCACCAAGAGGCCGTGCTTGATCGGAAGCGAATTCTACGCAATGTCGAGAAGGTTTACGACATCTTGATGAAGATCGAAGACCACATACGCCTTATTCCTCCGCCAATGGGCAACCAACCTGACATAGAACTCCAAGAACAGCATCGGCAATGGGCCGTGACATTGGACGCTTACAATGCAAAGCTGTGGACAGAGTTAAAGGTGCACGAGCCGATTGGCGCTACGGTTCCTCATCCATTCATCGCTTTCTTGTCGTGCGCCAAGGGAAAGAAGGCGATTCCTCGCATCTTCCCCCACCTCACTTTTGAGCAGCGAACGACGATATTGACGATGATCATTTATCACCTTGATCAGCTTGATGTTGTCCAAGGCGCGGCTGTCACAAGTGGCGAAACCAATCTCAACTCCCGTATGCGcgagaacattgaactcttCATCTCAACTGTCATGCCTTCTTTGATGCAATACTTTAATGAAACCGGCTTGGATATCGTTGATGGTGTTCTGAACCTGATTGCTACAAAGCTAAATGTCGATCTCATTGCCAGAACGAGAATTGGTGTTTCGATGCTCACTTTAATTCTCAGCCGTGCTGTGCTTTTGAAACAGACTGGTGCTGGCAATCCGGAGCAGTGGGAGAAATG GGACCAAACATTTGAAATTTTGTTTAGTAAACTAGAGCCTTCGCTACCATATATTTTTCCTGGCAGCGTTAATACCGGAATCGACGTTTATGTCTGGCAATTGCTTGCGGCCATGGGGGTTAGTGCCACCCATGATCAGCAGACTCGACTCGTACTTGCAGTCAAGGACCGTGTCTTGGACACTGTTTCCATGTCAAAGACTTTACCGCCTACCATGGCCGCGGAGCGACTTGGCAGTGTGAATCTCTTCATGCGATCCATTGGCTTGGATGTAGAGTTATTGCAGTAA
- the EMP70 gene encoding Transmembrane 9 superfamily member 1: MQFKDTARQALFAAALVAPQLTSAFYLPGVAPTSYKPDDQVPLYVNKISPVAAMQDYRLHSVVSYDYYHPAFQFCQPNGGPKYVSESLGSILFGDRIMTSPFDLRMLRNETCKPLCKVSYPEKMREFINDRIYQGYSLNWLVDGLPAGQKIQDELTGTTFYSPGFSIGDYQFTENEEEDEKLSFNNHYEIWIEYHEVNGNPNQLRVVGVVVQPSSLAYTGEPDCADNHPKLIFEEGDKNQDVYFSYSVYWRKSDTAWATRWDKYLHVFDPKIHWFWLIDTAIIVIILVLTVMSILVRTLKKDISRYNRLDAISLDDLNGTSAIEDGVQEDSGWKLVHGDVFRTPSHPLLLSVLLGSGAQLFVMTGCTIAFALLGFLSPSNRGSLGTIMIILYTLLGFVGGYTSARTYKAMQGEQWKVNIALTPVLVPAIVFAAFFLLDLFLWAKQSSGAVPFTTMLVIVGIWFVISIPLSVAGSWLGFRSPQIEAPVRVNQIPRQIPPVTTYLRPIPSMLIVGLLPFGAIFVELYFIMSSIWFSRIYYMFGFLFLCYGLMVVVCAAVTILMTYFLLCAENYHWQWRSFLAAGMSGGYIFLNCLLYLITKVKLGGLAGIVLYMGYSALISFLFFILAGSIGYFASWWFVTRIYSSIKID, from the exons ATGCAATTCAAAGACACTGCGCGGCAGGCGCTTTTTGCTGCAGCGCTCGTGGCGCCGCAGTTGACGTCTGCCTTCTACCTGCCTGGTGTTGCGCCGACCTCGTATAAGCCCGACGACCAGGTACCGCTGTACGTCAACAAGATTTCGCCTGTTGCTGCCATGCAAGACTACCGACTACACTCCGTGGTCTCATACGACTACTACCATCCTGCTTTCCAGTTTTGCCAACCGAACGGGGGACCGAAATACGTATCCGAGAGCCTGGGAAGCATCTTGTTCGGTGACAGGATCATGACTTCGCCATTTGACTTGCGCATGCTTAGGAATGAGACTTGCAAGCCTCTATGCAAGGTTTCCTATCCGGAGAAGATGCGAGAATTCATCAATGACAGAATTTACCAGGGGTATAGCTTGAATTGGCTCGTTGACGGTCTGCCGGCAGGCCAAAAGATTCAAGATGAACTCACCGGCACTACCTTCTACAGCCCCGGCTTCTCCATTGGCGACTACCAATTTACTGaaaatgaagaagaggatgaaaAGCTTTCCTTCAACAACCACTACGAAATTTGGATCGAGTATCACGAGGTGAATGGGAACCCGAACCAACTTCGTGtggttggcgtcgtcgtccaacCCTCTTCCTTGGCATATACTGGCGAACCCGACTGCGCGGATAACCACCCAAAGCTCATATTTGAAGAAGGCGACAAGAACCAGGATGTTTACTTCAGTTACAGTGTGTATTGGAGGAAGTCGGACACTGCCTGGGCAACTCGGTGGGACAAGTATCTCCACGTTTTCGACCCCAAGATTCACTGGTTCTGGCTTATCGACACTGCAATCATTGTCATTATCCTGGTACTGACGGTCATGTCAATTCTGGTGCGTACACTGAAGAAGGACATCTCGCGCTACAATCGCCTCGATGCCATCAGCTTGGACGACCTCAATGGAACTTCTGCAATCGAGGATGGCGTTCAAGAAGATTCTGGCTGGAAGCTTGTTCACGGCGATGTCTTCCGAACCCCGTCCCACCCGCTCTTGTTGTCCGTTTTGCTGGGCAGCGGTGCTCAGCTTTTCGTCATGACCGGGTGTaccattgcctttgccctACTGGGCTTCCTGTCTCCTTCCAACCGTGGCTCCCTTGGGACCATCATGATCATTCTGTACACTCTTCTCGGATTTGTCGGAGGTTATACTTCGGCGAGAACTTACAAGGCAATGCAGGGTGAGCAGTGGAAGGTGAACATTGCCTTGACACCGGTTCTGGTCCCTGCTATTGTAtttgccgccttcttccttTTGGATCTTTTCCTCTGGGCTAAACAGTCCTCTGGCGCTGTGCCATTCACCACCATGCTCGTCATTGTTGGCATCTGGTTCGTCATCTCGATCCCTCTGTCGGTTGCAGGATCCTGGCTCGGTTTCCGAAGCCCCCAGATTGAGGCGCCTGTGCGCGTCAACCAGATTCCACGCCAGATCCCGCCAGTTACGACATACCTTCGTCCTATTCCCAGCATGCTGATCGTTGGTTTGCTGCCCTTTGGTGCCATCTTTGTCGAGCTTTACTTCATCATGAGCTCCATCTGGTTCAGCCGCATCTACTACATGTTtggcttcctcttcctttgcTACGGCCTCATGGTGGTTGTTTGCGCTGCCGTCACTATTCTTATGACTTATTTCCTGCTCTGCGCCGAGAACTATCATTGGCAGTGGCGATCTTTCCTGGCTGCCGGCATGAGCGGTGGTTACATTTTTCTGAATTGCCTGCTTTACCTCATCACCAAGGTAaagctcggcggcctggcTGGGATAGTCCTGTATATGGGCTACAGTGCCCTCATTTCCTTCCTATTCTTTATCCTCGCGG GCTCCATTGGCTACTTTGCCAGTTGGTGGTTCGTCACACGGATTTACTCGTCAATCAAGATAGACTGA
- the MED4 gene encoding Mediator of RNA polymerase II transcription subunit 4, translated as MDKYIDGRFERLEKALSNLIDSVTKYHPSTIQAEELKAADNELSKGLEEVQIHQNNHLRIQKLRQSSAALDTQIRDTLTSLANTHKDIVSTHTTTYPSEPNYPIVYEELLRYARRISKTTLPPAATLEGAAASPETQSPNPESLAQSALTPSARTPSQPQSPAVNGTPQLTAEQPTQPPAANLNTSLPEGMSQYLNPLSGQLFFPWPLEDKIRSGSLASYQVLVEQDIDPKGYDPATEEERRLKEEEERRAKEEQEKAEREAREKQLREERERARAERERQREKEQAEWRRASIVSGQPDGPGLSRAGTALGEKKQFQFTNLDDLDDDDDDD; from the exons ATGGACAAATACATCGACGGTCGCTTTGAGCGACTAGAAAAGGCATTGTCAAATCTAATTGACTCCGTCACAAAATATCACCCGTCCACTATTCAAGCCGAAGAGCTCAAAGCCGCCGACAACGAACTCAGCAAAGGTCTTGAAGAAG TTCAAATCCATCAAAACAATCATCTCCGCATTCAAAAGCTTCGCCAGTCCTCGGCAGCCCTAGACACCCAGATTCGCGACACGCTGACCAGCCTCGCCAACACGCACAAAGACATTGTCAGCACGCACACGACGACATACCCATCCGAGCCCAACTACCCCATCGTATACGAAGAGCTCCTCCGCTACGCCAGGAGAATCAGCAAAACCACCCTCCCGCCAGCGGCAACCCTTGAGGGCGCGGCAGCATCGCCAGAGACGCAGTCGCCGAACCCCGAGTCTCTAGCACAGTCTGCCCTGACCCCGTCTGCGCGAACGCCCTCGCAGCCGCAGAGTCCGGCCGTCAATGGCACACCGCAGTTGACTGCGGAGCAGCCAACACAGCCCCCTGCAGCCAATCTGAACACGAGTCTGCCCGAGGGAATGAGCCAGTATCTCAACCCGCTGTCTGGACAGCTCTTCTTCCCCTGGCCGTTGGAGGACAAGATTCGCTCGGGATCTTTGGCTTCGTATCAGGTCCTTGTCGAACAGGACATCGATCCCAAGGGGTACGATCCTGCGACAGAAGAGGAAAGAAGGCtcaaggaagaagaggagcgcagggccaaggaggagcaggagaagGCTGAGCGTGAGGCGCGCGAGAAACAGCTCCGCGAGGAACGGGAAAGGGCCCGTgctgagagagagaggcaaCGAGAAAAGGAACAGGCGGAATGGAGGCGCGCGAGTATCGTCAGTGGGCAGCCTGATGGGCCGGGGCTGTCCAGAGCGGGTACAGCTCTtggggagaagaagcagttCCAGTTCACGAATTTGGATGATCtagatgacgacgacgacgatgattaA